From Algoriphagus sp. NG3, the proteins below share one genomic window:
- a CDS encoding chemotaxis protein CheB: protein MINKEELYIIGIGASAGGMEALHMLFDHTPEDGVAYVIIQHISADHKSFMAELLEQHSKLKISIAKHGTLVEPNRVYLMPENWIKSQLGGISAKFKKKESEK from the coding sequence ATGATCAATAAAGAAGAGCTTTATATTATAGGTATCGGCGCATCTGCTGGTGGGATGGAGGCTCTACATATGCTTTTTGATCATACCCCTGAGGACGGAGTTGCTTATGTGATCATTCAACACATCTCTGCTGATCATAAAAGCTTTATGGCTGAGCTTCTGGAACAACACAGCAAACTAAAAATATCCATTGCAAAACATGGGACGTTGGTTGAGCCGAACCGTGTTTACTTGATGCCGGAGAATTGGATAAAGAGTCAACTTGGCGGAATTTCCGCCAAGTTCAAAAAGAAGGAGAGCGAAAAGTAA
- a CDS encoding Crp/Fnr family transcriptional regulator, translated as MEALINYLLQFGNLNKPQLDLIKSKVVFKEIKKDEYYQEAGKIPREIIFLTEGIIRACYYNNQGEEVTKFFFEENNFVADINNYNQGIASTEYLQAVTDCKYLVLSKAVMNELSMTIIEWDRIVSKITAKGLAEKVNKISPMMTEDATERYLKFLTNFPTLANRVPLSYLASYLGITQSSLSRIRKNTR; from the coding sequence ATGGAGGCACTTATTAATTATTTGTTGCAGTTCGGGAATTTGAACAAACCGCAACTTGATTTAATAAAAAGCAAAGTAGTATTCAAGGAGATTAAAAAAGACGAGTACTACCAAGAAGCAGGAAAAATCCCCCGTGAAATTATTTTCCTCACCGAAGGAATTATTAGAGCTTGTTATTACAACAATCAAGGCGAAGAAGTTACTAAATTCTTTTTCGAGGAAAACAATTTTGTTGCTGATATAAACAACTACAATCAAGGCATTGCTTCTACAGAATATCTTCAAGCGGTTACAGACTGCAAGTATCTTGTTTTATCTAAAGCAGTAATGAACGAATTATCAATGACCATTATTGAGTGGGATAGAATTGTTTCGAAAATCACCGCCAAAGGGTTAGCAGAAAAGGTAAACAAAATCAGTCCTATGATGACCGAAGATGCCACGGAACGCTACCTTAAATTCCTCACTAATTTCCCAACACTGGCAAATCGTGTACCTCTTTCTTATTTGGCTTCGTATTTAGGTATTACACAATCTTCGTTGAGTAGAATTAGGAAAAATACGCGTTAA
- a CDS encoding NAD-dependent epimerase/dehydratase family protein yields the protein MKQVFVTGGSGFVGQNLIPMLIENGYKVKALARSAQAIQKVEQSGATVVKGDLNDKQALENGVKDCASVFHLAASVDFFASEHELRKLHVDATELLLEVSKNAKVQRLVYLSAASVIMNGKPIVNADESFVSNNIVDGYSRTKLQAENLVLQANTKTFRTIAVRPPLIWGKGDPNTLAGVIDAVKKGRMQFIDSGKHRLVTCHVLNVCHALILADTAEQSGKTYFITDGETPVFKDFIRKYVGTQGVTVPDKAVSLAMAKRVASVMEFVWRTFKLKGHPPLYKGFVNILGLEFITSDKKARTELGYKTFVTIEQGLNLMRQ from the coding sequence ATGAAACAAGTATTTGTAACAGGTGGGTCGGGTTTTGTGGGTCAAAATCTAATCCCAATGCTCATAGAAAACGGCTATAAGGTAAAAGCGTTGGCACGTTCGGCACAAGCCATTCAAAAGGTAGAGCAATCAGGAGCAACAGTCGTAAAAGGCGATTTAAATGATAAACAAGCTTTGGAAAATGGCGTGAAAGATTGTGCTTCGGTATTTCATTTAGCGGCTTCGGTTGATTTTTTTGCTTCTGAACACGAACTCAGAAAACTGCACGTTGATGCAACTGAACTTTTGTTGGAAGTTTCCAAAAATGCCAAGGTTCAAAGGTTGGTGTATTTAAGTGCAGCTTCGGTAATTATGAATGGAAAACCTATCGTAAATGCTGATGAATCTTTTGTATCTAACAACATTGTTGATGGCTATTCAAGAACAAAATTGCAGGCAGAGAACTTAGTTTTGCAAGCCAATACGAAGACCTTTCGGACCATTGCTGTTAGACCTCCACTAATTTGGGGAAAAGGAGATCCTAATACTTTGGCAGGTGTTATTGATGCAGTAAAGAAAGGAAGAATGCAGTTTATTGATAGCGGCAAACATCGTTTAGTAACTTGCCATGTGCTGAATGTTTGTCATGCATTGATCTTAGCCGACACAGCGGAACAAAGTGGAAAAACTTATTTTATTACCGATGGGGAAACGCCAGTTTTCAAGGACTTTATTAGAAAATATGTAGGTACACAAGGCGTAACTGTTCCCGATAAAGCTGTTTCTTTGGCAATGGCAAAACGGGTTGCTTCAGTTATGGAGTTTGTTTGGAGGACTTTCAAGCTTAAAGGACATCCACCGCTTTACAAAGGTTTTGTAAATATCTTAGGTTTGGAATTCATCACCTCTGACAAAAAAGCAAGAACAGAACTGGGCTACAAAACATTTGTAACTATTGAGCAAGGTTTAAACCTAATGAGACAATAA
- a CDS encoding virulence protein RhuM/Fic/DOC family protein yields MDKESTWRNFRQVQKEGERKVKRTVSAYNLDVVISVGYRVKSPLGIEFRKWATQRLKDYLVQGYAINNELLSKQGQKIIHLENQLGILREKTFESQRVLTEGFLDIISKYSKSFELLNRYDSEDLQLDNLSKEIIYVINYDDVKKAIHQLKRELVQKGEGGELFGNEKDDSFRGILGSISQTVFGELAYPTIEEQAAQLLYSVIKGHAFSDGNKRIGSFLFVWFLEQNNYHLDERGIRKINENTLVALALAVAQSSPEQRDLMIKLIVNLIKN; encoded by the coding sequence TTGGATAAAGAGTCAACTTGGCGGAATTTCCGCCAAGTTCAAAAAGAAGGAGAGCGAAAAGTAAAAAGGACAGTTTCAGCTTACAATTTGGATGTTGTGATCTCAGTTGGATACCGGGTAAAATCACCTTTAGGGATTGAATTTAGAAAATGGGCAACCCAAAGATTGAAAGATTACTTAGTGCAGGGCTATGCCATCAATAACGAATTATTGAGCAAGCAAGGTCAAAAAATAATTCATTTAGAGAACCAGCTTGGAATTTTAAGGGAAAAAACGTTTGAGTCACAAAGAGTATTGACGGAAGGATTTTTGGATATTATTTCAAAGTATTCCAAATCTTTTGAATTACTCAATAGGTATGATTCAGAAGATCTTCAGCTCGATAACCTTTCAAAAGAAATCATTTATGTCATCAACTATGATGATGTCAAGAAAGCCATTCACCAATTAAAAAGGGAATTGGTTCAGAAAGGAGAAGGCGGAGAGCTTTTCGGAAACGAGAAAGATGATTCATTTAGAGGGATATTGGGAAGTATCTCCCAAACGGTGTTTGGAGAATTGGCATATCCAACTATTGAAGAGCAGGCAGCACAATTGTTATATTCTGTCATCAAGGGTCATGCCTTCAGCGATGGAAACAAGAGAATAGGTTCATTTCTATTTGTATGGTTCTTAGAGCAGAATAATTATCATTTGGATGAAAGAGGAATAAGAAAAATAAATGAAAATACTTTGGTAGCATTGGCATTGGCAGTAGCACAAAGTTCACCTGAGCAAAGGGATTTAATGATAAAACTGATAGTAAACCTAATAAAGAACTGA